The Musa acuminata AAA Group cultivar baxijiao chromosome BXJ1-3, Cavendish_Baxijiao_AAA, whole genome shotgun sequence genome window below encodes:
- the LOC135583516 gene encoding plastid division protein CDP1, chloroplastic-like isoform X2: MASSRAVLGLPVKWRTFGNGALVERRRVFALGDVASSFARDGERKLLGHLALVAKSHSSRGEISGQAKLRVLEAPAVENWQILSGVEIPVTCFQLLGVTAQSEKDEIAKVVMELKSSVIEDGYTAGTIVSRQGLLIDVRDKLLFEPEYAGNIKEKVPPKSSLRIPWSWLPGALCLLKEVGEDKMVLEIGQAALQLADAKPYSHDLLLSMTLAECSIAKIGFENNKISEGFEALAYARYLLRSHISLGKMPLLSQISRAKTICEYLIISEGAELKFEEAFCSFLLGQGGGMEAVEKLQQLEAIRSSTSRNSLSSLSGMDKDKVLVNQALETWLKDAALSLFLDTHDCSPSMANFFGSPMRILSVGKQKIGTTKSLPSAGNRISNFGLLPDHGTSVAQAAHDNLTNHLDKAFKHLLSVNLQRQMSVGDPTGNISLPSSQLKRNIDFHSKRFWESWFSKGNMAGKIAHTALVGWIVFGAFKLLAMRSGNSNMPYELKTSHPCSTSQITASSHHGSCDSASAFVKRDLMGQLRKFWAIFRGDLKYTNGVGSLQNTWPTDDLSRFSAVAAGTQVHRRQMSIEEAEALVKQWQDIKAEALGPSHQIQLLPNILSESILLKWEELANSAKARSCFWKFVLLQTSILHAKIVSDGGDDEMAEIEAVLEEAAELVDDSEPKKPNYYSTYEVHYILRRQEDGSWRFCGGGIQNQNMT, translated from the exons ATGGCATCGTCTCGTGCCGTGCTCGGGCTGCCAGTGAAGTGGCGGACCTTTGGGAATGGAGCCCTCGTGGAGAGACGGAGGGTTTTTGCTCTAGGTGATGTTGCCTCCTCTTTTGCTCGCGACGGGGAAAGAAAGCTCCTCGGGCATCTGGCCCTAGTGGCCAAATCGCATTCCAGCCGGGGGGAGATCTCTGGGCAAGCGAAGCTGAGGGTGTTGGAGGCTCCGGCCGTAGAAAATTGGCAGATTCTATCCGGGGTGGAGATTCCGGTGACTTGTTTTCAG CTTCTAGGTGTTACAGCGCAATCAGAAAAGGATGAGATTGCCAAAGTTGTGATGGAGTTGAAAAGTTCAGTGATTGAAGATGGATATACTGCCGGCACCATTGTTTCTCGGCAG GGTCTGTTGATTGATGTAAGGGATAAACTTCTATTTGAGCCAGAATATGCTGGCAATATAAAAGAAAAAGTACCACCAAAATCTTCTCTTCGAATCCCTTGGTCTTGGTTGCCTGGTGCCCTATGTCTTCTAAAAGAG GTTGGAGAAGATAAGATGGTTCTAGAAATTGGCCAAGCAGCGTTACAACTTGCTGATGCTAAGCCATATAGTCATGATTTGCTTCTCTCCATGACTCTAGCTGAA TGCTCAATTGCAAAGATTGGTTTCGAGAACAACAAGATATCTGAAGGCTTTGAAGCTCTTGCATATGCCCGTTACCTACTACGGAGCCACATCTCTCTAGGGAAAATGCCATTACTCTCGCAG ATTTCTAGAGCAAAAACCATTTGTGAGTACTTGATTATATCAGAGGGAGCAGAATTGAAATTTGAGGAAGCTTTTTGCTCATTTCTTCTTGGTCAG GGTGGTGGAATGGAGGCTGTTGAAAAGCTTCAACAGCTTGAAGCAATCAGAAGTTCCACCTCACGGAATTCACTATCCAGTTTGAGTGGAATGGACAAGGACAAGGTCTTAGTTAACCAGGCACTG GAAACTTGGCTGAAAGATGctgctctttctctctttctggATACACACGATTGCTCTCCTTCTATG GCCAACTTCTTTGGGAGTCCAATGCGAATTCTTAGTGTTGGCAAGCAGAAAATAGGAACCACAAAATCACTTCCTTCTGCTGGCAATCGTATATCAAATTTTGGTCTTTTACCCGACCATGGAACTTCTGTTGCGCAAGCTGCACACGATAATTTGACCAATCATCTGGACAAAGCTTTCAAACATCTTTTATCAGTTAACTTGCAGAGACAAATGTCTGTAGGTGATCCTACTGGTAATATTAGTCTGCCATCTTCTCAGCTAAAGAGAAATATTGATTTTCATTCCAAGAGATTCTGGGAAAGCTGGTTTAGCAAAGGAAATATGGCAGGAAAGATTGCCCATACTGCTCTTGTTGGATGGATTGTATTTGGTGCATTTAAGCTGCTCGCTATGCGATCTGGTAATTCTAACATGCCATATGAATTGAAGACAAGTCACCCTTGCAGTACTAGTCAAATCACTGCTTCGAGTcatcatggtagttgtgatagtgCATCTGCTTTCGTAAAGAGGGATCTAATGGGTCAGCTACGGAAGTTTTGGGCTATTTTCAGGGGAGACCTCAAGTATACAAATGGTGTTGGAAGTTTGCAGAATACATGGCCCACCGATGATCTTTCACGTTTCTCTGCTGTTGCTGCTGGTACTCAGGTACACAGGCGACAGATGTCTATTGAAGAAGCAGAAGCACTGGTGAAGCAGTGGCAAGATATAAAGGCTGAGGCATTAGGTCCTAGTCATCAGATTCAGTTGCTGCCTAATATTCTTTCTGAATCGATTCTTTTAAAG TGGGAAGAATTGGCAAATTCAGCAAAAGCAAGATCCTGTTTTTGGAAGTTTGTTTTGTTACAAACCTCTATTCTGCATGCTAAGATAGTCTCAGATGGAGGTGATGATGAGATGGCTGAAATCGAGGCTGTGCTTGAGGAAGCTGCTGAACTTGTTGATGATTCTGAGCCAAAAAAGCCGAATTATTACAG TACATATGAAGTCCATTATATCCTTAGAAGACAAGAAGACGGTTCATGGAGATTTTGTGGAGGTGGTATCCAGAATCAAAATATGACATGA
- the LOC135583516 gene encoding plastid division protein CDP1, chloroplastic-like isoform X1, producing the protein MASSRAVLGLPVKWRTFGNGALVERRRVFALGDVASSFARDGERKLLGHLALVAKSHSSRGEISGQAKLRVLEAPAVENWQILSGVEIPVTCFQLLGVTAQSEKDEIAKVVMELKSSVIEDGYTAGTIVSRQGLLIDVRDKLLFEPEYAGNIKEKVPPKSSLRIPWSWLPGALCLLKEVGEDKMVLEIGQAALQLADAKPYSHDLLLSMTLAECSIAKIGFENNKISEGFEALAYARYLLRSHISLGKMPLLSQIEESLEDLAPACTLELLGLPHVHDNAECRRGALAALQELIRQGLDVEFSCRVQDWPCFLIQAMNKLMASEIVDLLSWDSLAIKRKNKKSIESQNQRIVLDFNCFYLAMIAHIALGFSTRQNEMISRAKTICEYLIISEGAELKFEEAFCSFLLGQGGGMEAVEKLQQLEAIRSSTSRNSLSSLSGMDKDKVLVNQALETWLKDAALSLFLDTHDCSPSMANFFGSPMRILSVGKQKIGTTKSLPSAGNRISNFGLLPDHGTSVAQAAHDNLTNHLDKAFKHLLSVNLQRQMSVGDPTGNISLPSSQLKRNIDFHSKRFWESWFSKGNMAGKIAHTALVGWIVFGAFKLLAMRSGNSNMPYELKTSHPCSTSQITASSHHGSCDSASAFVKRDLMGQLRKFWAIFRGDLKYTNGVGSLQNTWPTDDLSRFSAVAAGTQVHRRQMSIEEAEALVKQWQDIKAEALGPSHQIQLLPNILSESILLKWEELANSAKARSCFWKFVLLQTSILHAKIVSDGGDDEMAEIEAVLEEAAELVDDSEPKKPNYYSTYEVHYILRRQEDGSWRFCGGGIQNQNMT; encoded by the exons ATGGCATCGTCTCGTGCCGTGCTCGGGCTGCCAGTGAAGTGGCGGACCTTTGGGAATGGAGCCCTCGTGGAGAGACGGAGGGTTTTTGCTCTAGGTGATGTTGCCTCCTCTTTTGCTCGCGACGGGGAAAGAAAGCTCCTCGGGCATCTGGCCCTAGTGGCCAAATCGCATTCCAGCCGGGGGGAGATCTCTGGGCAAGCGAAGCTGAGGGTGTTGGAGGCTCCGGCCGTAGAAAATTGGCAGATTCTATCCGGGGTGGAGATTCCGGTGACTTGTTTTCAG CTTCTAGGTGTTACAGCGCAATCAGAAAAGGATGAGATTGCCAAAGTTGTGATGGAGTTGAAAAGTTCAGTGATTGAAGATGGATATACTGCCGGCACCATTGTTTCTCGGCAG GGTCTGTTGATTGATGTAAGGGATAAACTTCTATTTGAGCCAGAATATGCTGGCAATATAAAAGAAAAAGTACCACCAAAATCTTCTCTTCGAATCCCTTGGTCTTGGTTGCCTGGTGCCCTATGTCTTCTAAAAGAG GTTGGAGAAGATAAGATGGTTCTAGAAATTGGCCAAGCAGCGTTACAACTTGCTGATGCTAAGCCATATAGTCATGATTTGCTTCTCTCCATGACTCTAGCTGAA TGCTCAATTGCAAAGATTGGTTTCGAGAACAACAAGATATCTGAAGGCTTTGAAGCTCTTGCATATGCCCGTTACCTACTACGGAGCCACATCTCTCTAGGGAAAATGCCATTACTCTCGCAG ATAGAAGAATCCTTAGAGGACCTTGCACCTGCTTGCACATTGGAGCTTCTGGGCCTGCCTCATGTTCATGATAATGCTGAATGTAGACGTGGAGCATTAGCAGCTTTGCAAGAACTGATTAGACAGGGTCTAGATGTTGAGTTTTCCTGTAGAGTTCAGGATTGGCCTTGTTTCTTGATTCAGGCTATGAACAAGCTAATGGCATCTGAAATTGTTGACCTTCTTTCTTGGGATTCCTTGGCCATTAAACGCAAGAATAAAAAATCCATTGAGTCTCAGAATCAAAGGATTGTGCTTGATTTTAACTGCTTTTATTTGGCCATGATCGCTCACATTGCTCTTGGTTTTTCAACACGACAAAATGAGATG ATTTCTAGAGCAAAAACCATTTGTGAGTACTTGATTATATCAGAGGGAGCAGAATTGAAATTTGAGGAAGCTTTTTGCTCATTTCTTCTTGGTCAG GGTGGTGGAATGGAGGCTGTTGAAAAGCTTCAACAGCTTGAAGCAATCAGAAGTTCCACCTCACGGAATTCACTATCCAGTTTGAGTGGAATGGACAAGGACAAGGTCTTAGTTAACCAGGCACTG GAAACTTGGCTGAAAGATGctgctctttctctctttctggATACACACGATTGCTCTCCTTCTATG GCCAACTTCTTTGGGAGTCCAATGCGAATTCTTAGTGTTGGCAAGCAGAAAATAGGAACCACAAAATCACTTCCTTCTGCTGGCAATCGTATATCAAATTTTGGTCTTTTACCCGACCATGGAACTTCTGTTGCGCAAGCTGCACACGATAATTTGACCAATCATCTGGACAAAGCTTTCAAACATCTTTTATCAGTTAACTTGCAGAGACAAATGTCTGTAGGTGATCCTACTGGTAATATTAGTCTGCCATCTTCTCAGCTAAAGAGAAATATTGATTTTCATTCCAAGAGATTCTGGGAAAGCTGGTTTAGCAAAGGAAATATGGCAGGAAAGATTGCCCATACTGCTCTTGTTGGATGGATTGTATTTGGTGCATTTAAGCTGCTCGCTATGCGATCTGGTAATTCTAACATGCCATATGAATTGAAGACAAGTCACCCTTGCAGTACTAGTCAAATCACTGCTTCGAGTcatcatggtagttgtgatagtgCATCTGCTTTCGTAAAGAGGGATCTAATGGGTCAGCTACGGAAGTTTTGGGCTATTTTCAGGGGAGACCTCAAGTATACAAATGGTGTTGGAAGTTTGCAGAATACATGGCCCACCGATGATCTTTCACGTTTCTCTGCTGTTGCTGCTGGTACTCAGGTACACAGGCGACAGATGTCTATTGAAGAAGCAGAAGCACTGGTGAAGCAGTGGCAAGATATAAAGGCTGAGGCATTAGGTCCTAGTCATCAGATTCAGTTGCTGCCTAATATTCTTTCTGAATCGATTCTTTTAAAG TGGGAAGAATTGGCAAATTCAGCAAAAGCAAGATCCTGTTTTTGGAAGTTTGTTTTGTTACAAACCTCTATTCTGCATGCTAAGATAGTCTCAGATGGAGGTGATGATGAGATGGCTGAAATCGAGGCTGTGCTTGAGGAAGCTGCTGAACTTGTTGATGATTCTGAGCCAAAAAAGCCGAATTATTACAG TACATATGAAGTCCATTATATCCTTAGAAGACAAGAAGACGGTTCATGGAGATTTTGTGGAGGTGGTATCCAGAATCAAAATATGACATGA